The Plasmodium berghei ANKA genome assembly, chromosome: 12 genome contains a region encoding:
- a CDS encoding phosphoinositide-specific phospholipase C: MNLNENISQNGFNNAIQENDYSMSLVSEGLDGSGNDDYRENEIEDYRNNRKEKYEGNNNANTHESLLKNNKDNIDSKLGFDIRNVLRHAYLPVCIEKMKEGEYVYKWNNNNIFQKKTLKFVYLDTNNYCIRWNSKKKKLKENKSLSLYICDIIKILDGSESKFFKKKEEKSLSIEIISIDRNLKVTFLDIQRWKMWLFGLMYYHYKLVNKSSRERKKLKPFIYESNKLYDNYIISGLKDINVLTLSQLYIILRSLNIYINMKILYHYFSIYKNKGTINYYGFTKILEHIFSNNHISIHFNMYKNNDSNYIDKNQFINFLIDIQCEGKSEERIFRIHKKNNYPHLIQDKVEQNEVRKREDNHAQNWNNNEVNTNQHIVKDKNKHNISEHISNDNKISKNNSMIDEITNGYDLDYCEWRNLIKTLDISDNQNEHNLQCNANIELNSFMISDHSKQYDKDYVMILNILRDKCGVSSTTNYNDEFYMNSHKKSEKKYKREIYACEENNRKEQTNEISKEDKNKDDFYFIRTNIIYKLLNTIKKYNIPFVIINEGNHYLTQIGLVYFLLSKENSIMCPEYAKVYQNMNLPLCNYWINSSHNSYLGRKQIFSASSIEQYIYILIDGCRCVEFDCYYFNKNIVVYHGLYGYKLTSSILFCDTLIACKMFGFSTSPYPIILSLEIHCKDKHKNLIAKILIYILGNQLYIPKTKDEINNITPNNCRNKFLVKYKHFDNNYTSSFYSIFEGLKNVMYDELGYFSDIINEQEDIDVDEPKEYEIIEKKNEEYNKISIENQNMESENRVNNYIEQNNSKNTSYKNNEVQKKNKNSDENNLFRNENVPQREQHEVDNNYNSSSSSNYLYEKNTIHKTQINEKYRKQGNCSNINSGFNNSSAPNNTNTSDAITNCGQNVPETARMSKEENKKKQNNEKYKNNILNKCSCLKGYVFRNFQENRTYNEICSISENKFIKLIKKHEDDVIKYNQKTLTRVYPSGTRLASTNFNPLIFWSAGIQFVALNYQYNGLSMLLNKGRFLENGGKHSGYILKPELLRFNKKHDYNVLSLNIQILSLHQINLLFSIKNKYQEKKLKKELFKMDMIQRIQTHKKISNKRKKFKYLQKLEREKKSPLLSDIQSDDSKKKKKISNETLLKKFKDNDNDVNYIHKKFANIEKEYEDMLTEYKSFLLCSTLSHSSSFNSCSSVTTTSNNTTDSNKKVSSKSKKKNFYQAFLELKKANNLFFYLYVTISIHGYNEQKCYFKTEIAKVNFYDINYCWPKPSNFQMKIIHPSLALIVFELKSYDTVKSDIIACACFPVKCLREGIRFVPLCDKHLKDIKGSGILVNLKFDKITENI, translated from the exons ATGAACcttaatgaaaatatttcacAAAATGGATTTAATAACGCGATACAAGAAAATGACTATTCAATGAGCTTGGTATCAGAAGGTTTGGATGGAAGTGGAAATGATGATTATCgagaaaatgaaatagaggactatagaaataataggaaagaaaaatatgaggGTAACAATAATGCTAATACTCATGAATCgttgttaaaaaataataaggaTAATATCGACTCCAAGTTAGGTTTTGATATAAGGAATGTTCTGAGACATGCATATTTACCCGTATGcatagaaaaaatgaaagaagGAGAATACGTATATAAGtggaataataataatatatttcaaaaaaagacattaaaatttgtttatttagatacaaataattattgCATAAGATGGaattccaaaaaaaaaaaattaaaagaaaataagagtctatcattatatatatgtgatataataaaaatattagatGGATCTGAatctaaattttttaaaaaaaaagaagagaAGAGTTTATCCATTGAAATTATAAGTATAGATCGAAATCTAAAAGTTACCTTTTTAGATATTCAAAGATGGAAAATGTGGCTTTTTGGTTTAATGTACTATCATTATAAATTAGTTAATAAAAGTTCAAGAGAgcgaaaaaaattaaaaccTTTTATATACGAGtctaataaattatatgataattatataatatcagGATTAAAAGATATTAATGTTCTAACATTAtcacaattatatattattttaagaagtttaaatatttatataaatatgaaaatattatatcattatttttctatatataaaaataaaggcactataaattattatggttttacaaaaatattagaacatatattttcaaataatcatatttctattcattttaatatGTACAAAAACAATGACTCAAAttatatagataaaaatcaatttattaattttttaattgataTACAATGCGAAGGTAAATCTGAAGAACGTATATTCAGaattcacaaaaaaaataattaccCTCATTTAATTCAGGATAAGGTTGAACAAAATGAGGTAAGGAAACGAGAAGATAATCACGCACAAAATtggaataataatgaagTGAATACAAATCAACATATTGTTAAagacaaaaataaacataatattAGTGAACATATTtctaatgataataaaatatcgaaaaataattctatGATTGATGAAATAACAAATGGTTATGATTTAGATTATTGTGAATGGagaaatttaataaaaacattagATATTAGTGACAATCAAAATGAACATAATTTACAATGCAATGCTAATATCGAACTCAACAGTTTTATGATTTCTGACCATTCAAAACAATATGATAAAGATTATGTAAtgattttaaatatattgcgAGACAAATGTGGAGTTTCTTCTACTACTAATTATAATGATGAGTTTTATATGAACTCACATAAGAaatcagaaaaaaaatataaacgtgaaatatatgcatgtgaAGAAAACAACAGAAAAGAACAAACTAATGAAATCTCTAaagaagataaaaataaagacgatttttattttatacgaaccaatattatatacaagttattaaatacaataaaaaaatataatattccaTTTGTTATAATCAATGAAGGTAATCATTATTTGACACAAATTGGAttagtttattttttattatcaaaagAAAATAGTATTATGTGCCCAGAATATGCTAAGGtatatcaaaatatgaACTTGCCTTTATGTAACTATTGGATTAATAGTAGTCACAATAGTTACTTAGGTAGAAAACAGATATTTAGTGCAAGTAGTATCGagcaatatatatatatattaatagatGGGTGTAGATGTGTTGAATTTGATtgctattattttaataaaaatattgttgtATATCATGGTTTATATGGCTACAAATTAACATCGtccatattattttgtgaCACTTTAATTGCTTGCAAAATGTTTGGATTCTCAACATCACCCTATCCAATAATATTGTCATTAGAGATTCATTGTAAAGATAagcataaaaatttaatcgcaaaaattttaatatatattttaggTAATCAACTTTATATACCCAAAACAAAAGAcgaaattaataatataacacCAAATAATTGCAGAAATAAATTCTTagttaaatataaacattttgataataattatacttCAAGCTTTTATAGCATATTTGAAGGCTTAAAAAATGTCATGTATGACGAATTGGGATACTTCTCAGATATTATTAATGAACAGGAAGACATAGATGTTGATGAGCCAAAAGAATATGaaattatagaaaaaaaaaatgaagaatataataaaattagcattgaaaatcaaaatatggAATCAGAAAATCGggttaataattatatcgaacaaaataattctaaaaatactagttataaaaataatgaagttcagaaaaaaaataaaaatagtgatgaaaataatttgtttcgTAATGAAAATGTCCCACAAAGGGAGCAACATGAAGTAGACAATAATTACAATAGTAGTTCTAGTagtaattatttatatgaaaaaaatactattcATAAAACTcaaattaatgaaaaatatagaaaacaGGGTAACTGCTCAAATATTAATTCAGGATTCAACAATAGTAGCGCTCCCAATAATACTAACACTTCAGATGCTATTACAAATTGTGGTCAAAATGTGCCTGAAACTGCTCGCATGTCGAAggaggaaaataaaaaaaaacaaaataacgaaaaatataaaaataatatattaaacaaatGCTCATGCTTAAAAGGATATGTATTTAGAAATTTTCAGGAAAATAGAacatataatgaaatatgtTCTATtagtgaaaataaatttataaaattaattaaaaaacatgaaGATGATGTTATCAAATATAACCAAAAAACATTAACGCGTGTATATCCATCTGGCACTAGATTAGCTTCAACAAATTTTAACCCGCTTATTTTTTGGAGTGCTGGAATACAATTTGTTGCATTAAATTATCAATATAACGGCTTAAGCatgttattaaataaagGGAGATTTTTAGAAAACGGAGGAAAACATTCAggttatatattaaaaccCGAATTATTAcgatttaataaaaaacatgatTATAATGTCTTATCATTAAATATccaaatattatcattacatcaaattaatttgctattttcaattaaaaataaatatcaagaaaaaaaattaaaaaaggaacTATTCAAAATGGACATGATTCAACGTATACAAactcataaaaaaattagcaataaaaggaaaaaatttAAGTATTTGCAAAAATTGGAAAGAGAAAAGAAAAGCCCACTTCTTTCAGATATACAATCAGAtgatagtaaaaaaaaaaaaaaaattagtaatgaaacattattaaaaaaatttaaagatAATGACAATGATgttaattatattcataaaaaattcgcaaatattgaaaaagaaTATGAAGATATGTTGACAGaatataaatcatttttGTTATGTTCCACATTGTCCCATAGTAGTAGTTTTAATAGTTGTAGTAGCGTTACAACAACATCGAATAATACTACagattcaaataaaaaagtatcATCtaaatctaaaaaaaaaaatttttaccAGGCTTTTctagaattaaaaaaagcaaataatttatttttctatcTCTATGTTACTATTTCTATACATGGTTATAATGAGcaaaaatgttattttaaaacaGAAATCGCCAAAGTTAACTTCTATGACATAAATTATTG TTGGCCCAAACCATCCAATTTccaaatgaaaataatacacCCATCACTGGCCCTTATCGTATTTGAATTAAAATCATAT GACACTGTAAAAAGTGATATTATTGCATGTGCTTGTTTCCCAGTGAAATGCTTAAGAGAAGg TATTCGATTCGTTCCGCTGTGTGACAAGCATTTAAAAGACATAAAAGGATCAGGGATTTTAGTTAACTTgaaatttgataaaataactgagaatatttaa